From the genome of Melitaea cinxia chromosome 12, ilMelCinx1.1, whole genome shotgun sequence, one region includes:
- the LOC123658459 gene encoding uncharacterized protein LOC123658459 has protein sequence MKTFAFVLLLGAVVMAEPPQYRQARFRSQRQEVEGQGVDAPYAPAGYRPAKAFNLPTHQEYSPPATNYGIPADSYGAPFNTYSTPQSQYGVPQETDNNNKYDREEVENVNEANDEQQKENIKEEPKNDAEVISAQGAYYVLLPGSQLQRVQFQTENDVRNMAYTAKLQYKNEDRAPIFVYTAVPQYQSAAYIQLL, from the coding sequence ATGAAAACTTTCGCTTTTGTTCTTCTTTTGGGAGCTGTGGTTATGGCTGAACCGCCTCAGTATAGACAGGCGAGATTCAGGTCACAGAGGCAAGAAGTTGAAGGTCAAGGAGTGGATGCTCCTTACGCGCCGGCCGGTTACAGGCCAGCCAAGGCATTTAATTTGCCAACGCATCAAGAGTACTCGCCACCAGCTACAAATTATGGAATCCCTGCTGATAGCTACGGTGCTCCGTTCAATACATATTCGACCCCGCAATCTCAATATGGCGTCCCTCAAGAAACCgacaacaataataaatatgaccGGGAAGAGGTAGAAAATGTTAATGAAGCAAACGATGAACAACAGAAAGAGAATATCAAGGAGGAGCCTAAAAATGACGCTGAGGTAATAAGTGCCCAAGGAGCTTACTACGTTCTGCTACCAGGATCCCAACTCCAAAGAGTTCAGTTCCAAACTGAAAACGATGTACGTAATATGGCCTACACAGctaaattacaatacaaaaacGAAGACCGAGCGCCAATTTTCGTGTACACTGCTGTTCCTCAATACCAATCGGCTGCTTACATCCaactattataa
- the LOC123658623 gene encoding uncharacterized protein LOC123658623 yields MLRQSLVQLEQVSLSPKDKRVCGWIVRGIIAQCVLVFAGAATIDFCVWSPEHSSHDYDKLARIMYLYDPDACGYNLRASSSIWNLKFNNDTRVMNIRPIEWIPAVVTVSTRLSAKTRKYVRLSVYVHSMWISVAIALQMFKSTTKLRFLKLLLDTVFYFSVFVIVYDLSMAIVYVAHIQQSLTKGMILRYSGWSVEMKIKRYDDFGGWLPIIACICWMRGVFVLALNVYWCRILLFVRRRIRKSEVRTRLTLEENFPIPEPKYQEPFDDKVLYYRAGEFKPISKKSYRSIFF; encoded by the exons ATGCTCAGACAGAGCTTGGTACAACTGGAGCAGGTGTCCCTATCTCCGAAAGATAAAAGAGTATGTGGATGGATCGTTAGAGGGATAATAGCGCAAT GTGTATTGGTGTTTGCTGGAGCAGCAACGATAGATTTCTGCGTGTGGTCTCCAGAACATTCTTCGCACGACTACGACAAGCTAGCcagaataatgtatctttacgACCCCGACGCCTGCGGTTACAATCTTCGAGCGTCGAGCTCTATAtggaatttgaaatttaataacgACACGCGGGTTATGAATATACGGCCTATTGAATGGATTCCAGCCGTCGTGACTGTATCTACTCGACTCTCAGCTAAAACTAGAAA ATACGTTAGACTAAGCGTCTATGTCCATTCTATGTGGATATCAGTAGCAATTGCTTTGCAAATGTTCAAGTCAACGACTAAACTACGCTTTCTCAAACTTCTTCTCGACACAGTCTTCTATTTTAGCGTCTTTGTCATCGTCTATGATTTGTCAATGGCTATTGTCTACGTTGCTCACATACAACAGAGCCTGACAAAAGGAATGATTCTGAGGTACAGTGGTTGGAGCGTAGAAATGAAGATAAAACGTTATGATGACTTCGGTGGTTGGCTACCGATCATCGCTTGCATTTGCTGGATGAGGGGAGTTTTCGTCCTCGCTCTGAATGTCTATTGGTGCAGGATTCTTCTTTTTGTTAGACGTAGGATCAGAAAAAGTGAAGTGAGAACTAGATTGACATTAGAAGAAAACTTTCCTATACCAGAGCCGAAATACCAAGAACCGTTTGATGATAAAGTACTTTATTATAGAGCGGGAGAATTCAAGCCAATATCTAAGAAGTCCTAcagatcaatatttttttaa
- the LOC123658624 gene encoding uncharacterized protein LOC123658624, producing the protein MSTVQIWSIVVIFCQTLISVIISWWTLDCRFVPNSSELHEITLMKLLYLYDPEACGRIHFYNVTIVDNYDFHSTVIWPIKNKSNIHMYIRFVFHRKIRLWLSVHVIWLLLSIVNFTHGRRPCGFYAVVLPFTGTGIASLIIDLIYTGIFLSEINVTNTEIAILLYISEPGALKWINKPFPWQCLQERDEDTSWISLLFAYISCRGIVQWFVNFWLIKDNYFEGLAAYHRLQKEKSRTTSRA; encoded by the exons ATGAGCACTGTTCAGATTTGGAGTATTGTAGTAATATTTTGTCAAA cgTTAATTTCCGTCATAATCAGCTGGTGGACTCTTGATTGTCGCTTCGTCCCTAACAGCTCTGAGCTCCATGAGATCACACTAATGAAGCTCCTATACCTCTACGATCCAGAAGCTTGTGGTAGGATACACTTCTACAACGTCACCATTGTAGACAATTATGACTTCCACTCCACAGTCATTTGGCCTATTAAGAACAAG tctaatatacatatgtacattagATTTGTATTCCACAGAAAAATTCGTTTATGGCTATCAGTCCACGTGATCTGGTTGCTCCTGAGTATAGTTAACTTTACTCATGGCCGACGACCCTGTGGTTTCTATGCTGTCGTACTTCCATTCACAGGAACTGGTATCGCCTCTCTGATTATCGATTTGATATACACAGGAATTTTCTTAAGTGAGATCAATGTCACTAATACAGAAA TCGCAATACTTCTGTATATATCTGAGCCCGGAGCTCTAAAGTGGATCAACAAACCATTTCCCTGGCAATGCCTTCAAGAACGCGACGAAGATACGAGCTGGATATCTCTGCTCTTCGCGTATATCAGCTGCAGGGGAATTGTCCAGTGGTTTGTCAACTTCTGGCTgattaaagataattattttgaagGTCTTGCGGCTTACC ATCGCcttcaaaaagaaaaatctagaaCAACATCAAGAGCATGA
- the LOC123658538 gene encoding uncharacterized protein LOC123658538: MKFLVLSCLIVCVAAELPRFRPARFRFQRQELEPTTTDSPREATTEPSGPYPPSGWKPAGQAFTLPQETTAAPMDTYGPPEASGPYPPSGWKPEGQAFTLPQEQTPPKTSYGVPDNTYGVPDNTYGVPTTDATTTENPEAEKLVGPVEVQKSVGTYYVLLPNGQLQRIEFVSEDDIQNMKYTARLQLRERAPLYVFGP; encoded by the coding sequence atgaaatttcTCGTGTTATCTTGTTTGATTGTGTGTGTTGCCGCTGAGCTGCCTCGCTTCAGACCAGCGAGGTTCAGGTTTCAGCGTCAGGAATTAGAACCGACGACAACTGATTCACCGAGGGAAGCAACAACAGAACCCTCGGGACCGTATCCTCCATCTGGTTGGAAGCCAGCTGGCCAAGCTTTCACATTACCTCAGGAAACTACCGCGGCCCCTATGGATACGTATGGACCCCCTGAAGCAAGTGGACCGTACCCGCCTTCAGGATGGAAGCCTGAAGGACAAGCTTTCACATTACCCCAGGAGCAGACTCCACCAAAGACGAGCTACGGTGTTCCAGATAACACGTATGGTGTACCAGATAACACATATGGCGTTCCCACTACTGACGCGACGACCACAGAAAACCCAGAAGCAGAAAAATTAGTAGGACCAGTAGAGGTACAAAAAAGTGTTGGTACCTATTACGTTCTGCTACCAAACGGACAGTTACAAAGAATAGAATTCGTTTCGGAAGATGATATTCAGAATATGAAGTATACAGCGAGATTGCAACTTCGTGAACGAGCACCTTTATACGTTTTTGGACCTTAA